In Castor canadensis chromosome 11, mCasCan1.hap1v2, whole genome shotgun sequence, a single genomic region encodes these proteins:
- the Cops3 gene encoding COP9 signalosome complex subunit 3 isoform X1, which translates to MASALEQFVNSVRQLSAQGQMTQLCELINKSGELLAKNLSHLDTVLGALDVQEHSLGVLAVLFVKFSMPSVPDFETLFSQVQLFISTCNGEHIRYATDTFAGLCHQLTNALVERKQPLRGIGILKQAIDKMQMNTNQLTSIHADLCQLCLLAKCFKPALPYLDVDMMDICKENGAYDAKHFLCYYYYGGMIYTGLKNFERALYFYEQAITTPAMAVSHIMLESYKKYILVSLILLGKVQQLPKYTSQIVGRFIKPLSNAYHELAQVYSTNNPSELRNLVNKHSETFTRDNNMGLVKQCLSSLYKKNIQRLTKTFLTLSLQDMASRVQLSGPQEAEKYVLHMIEDGEIFASINQKDGMVSFHDNPEKYNNPAMLHNIDQEMLKCIELDERLKAMDQEITVNPQFVQKSMGSQEDDSGNKPSSYS; encoded by the exons ATGGCGTCTGCCCTGGAGCAGTTCGTTAACAGTGTCCGACAGCTCTCAGCTcaag GGCAAATGACCCAGCTCTGTGAACTGATCAACAAGAGCGGGGAACTCCTTGCAAAGAACTTATCCCACCTGGACACTGTGCTCGGGGCTCTGGATGTACAAGAACACTCCTTGGGCGTCCTTGCTGTTTT GTTTGTGAAGTTTTCTATGCCCAGTGTTCCTGACTTCGAAACGTTATTCTCACAGGTTCAGCTTTTCATCAGTACCTGTAATGGGGAGCACATTCGATATGCAACAGACACTT TTGCTGGGCTTTGTCATCAGCTAACAAATGCACTtgtggaaagaaaacag CCCCTTCGAGGAATTGGCATCCTTAAGCAAGCCATAGACAAGATGCAGATGAATACAAACCAGTTGACCTCAATACATGCTGATCTCTGCCAG CTTTGTTTGCTGGCAAAATGCTTTAAACCTGCTCTTCCATATCTTGATGTGGACATGATGGATATTTGTAAAGAGAATGGAGCCTATGATGCAAAACACTTTTTATGTTACTATTATTATGGAGGGATGATCTATACTGGGCTGAAGAACTTTGAAAGAGCACTCTACTTTTATGAACAG GCTATAACTACTCCTGCCATGGCGGTCAGTCATATCATGTTGGAatcatataaaaaatatattctagtGTCTTTGATATTACTTGGCAAAGTACAACAGCTACCGAAATATACATCTCAAATTGTGGGTAGATTTATTAag CCTCTTAGCAATGCATACCATGAGTTAGCACAAGTTTATTCAACCAACAATCCCTCAGAACTCCGGAACCTGGTGAACAAGCACAGCGAAACTTTCACCCGCGATAACAACATGGGACTGGTTAAACAGTGTCTGTCCTCTCTCTATAAGAAGAACATTCAGAGGCTAACAAAG ACCTTTTTAACACTATCGTTACAAGATATGGCAAGTCGTGTGCAGTTATCTggacctcaggaggcagaaaaataTGTTCTACACATG ataGAAGATGGTGAAATTTTTGCAAGTATTAATCAGAAGGATGGTATGGTCAGTTTCCATGATAATcctgaaaaatataataatccAGCTATGCTTCATAACATTGATCAGGAG ATGCTAAAGTGCATAGAGTTGGATGAGCGGCTGAAAGCCATGGACCAGGAGATCACAGTGAACCCTCAGTTTGTGCAAAAG AGTATGGGCTCACAAGAGGATGATTCAGGAAACAAGCCTTCCAGCTACTCCTGA
- the Cops3 gene encoding COP9 signalosome complex subunit 3 isoform X2: MQMNTNQLTSIHADLCQLCLLAKCFKPALPYLDVDMMDICKENGAYDAKHFLCYYYYGGMIYTGLKNFERALYFYEQAITTPAMAVSHIMLESYKKYILVSLILLGKVQQLPKYTSQIVGRFIKPLSNAYHELAQVYSTNNPSELRNLVNKHSETFTRDNNMGLVKQCLSSLYKKNIQRLTKTFLTLSLQDMASRVQLSGPQEAEKYVLHMIEDGEIFASINQKDGMVSFHDNPEKYNNPAMLHNIDQEMLKCIELDERLKAMDQEITVNPQFVQKSMGSQEDDSGNKPSSYS, translated from the exons ATGCAGATGAATACAAACCAGTTGACCTCAATACATGCTGATCTCTGCCAG CTTTGTTTGCTGGCAAAATGCTTTAAACCTGCTCTTCCATATCTTGATGTGGACATGATGGATATTTGTAAAGAGAATGGAGCCTATGATGCAAAACACTTTTTATGTTACTATTATTATGGAGGGATGATCTATACTGGGCTGAAGAACTTTGAAAGAGCACTCTACTTTTATGAACAG GCTATAACTACTCCTGCCATGGCGGTCAGTCATATCATGTTGGAatcatataaaaaatatattctagtGTCTTTGATATTACTTGGCAAAGTACAACAGCTACCGAAATATACATCTCAAATTGTGGGTAGATTTATTAag CCTCTTAGCAATGCATACCATGAGTTAGCACAAGTTTATTCAACCAACAATCCCTCAGAACTCCGGAACCTGGTGAACAAGCACAGCGAAACTTTCACCCGCGATAACAACATGGGACTGGTTAAACAGTGTCTGTCCTCTCTCTATAAGAAGAACATTCAGAGGCTAACAAAG ACCTTTTTAACACTATCGTTACAAGATATGGCAAGTCGTGTGCAGTTATCTggacctcaggaggcagaaaaataTGTTCTACACATG ataGAAGATGGTGAAATTTTTGCAAGTATTAATCAGAAGGATGGTATGGTCAGTTTCCATGATAATcctgaaaaatataataatccAGCTATGCTTCATAACATTGATCAGGAG ATGCTAAAGTGCATAGAGTTGGATGAGCGGCTGAAAGCCATGGACCAGGAGATCACAGTGAACCCTCAGTTTGTGCAAAAG AGTATGGGCTCACAAGAGGATGATTCAGGAAACAAGCCTTCCAGCTACTCCTGA